A genomic region of Acidobacteriota bacterium contains the following coding sequences:
- a CDS encoding GntR family transcriptional regulator → MRKSEADCPPKEPGDRAKSAPLSDQVTAKIRELILNEELRPGTRIGQEALAKRFGTSRIPVRDALRQLESEGLVILTPNSSARVAKLDAQECSEIYKIRERIEPLALAESIPRMSDEDVAALERAADRIERTMDSDVFLRLDREFHLSSYRAANTPRLMALIERYWNTTQPYRRAYTNMVWQKGNWIINSEHRLLVEAIGRRNVDDAGQILTLHIRRTRQELIRHMELFPDSDSG, encoded by the coding sequence TTGCGAAAAAGTGAAGCGGACTGCCCACCGAAGGAACCTGGCGACCGGGCGAAGAGCGCTCCGCTTAGTGATCAGGTCACCGCGAAGATTCGGGAGCTCATTTTGAACGAGGAGTTGCGGCCCGGCACCCGGATCGGCCAAGAAGCGCTCGCCAAACGTTTTGGAACCAGCCGCATTCCGGTGCGTGACGCCCTGCGCCAGCTCGAGAGTGAGGGGCTGGTCATTCTCACTCCCAACAGTAGCGCGCGGGTGGCGAAGCTCGATGCCCAGGAGTGTTCGGAGATTTACAAAATTCGCGAGCGCATCGAGCCGCTGGCGTTGGCCGAGTCGATTCCCCGAATGTCCGATGAAGACGTCGCGGCCCTGGAGCGAGCGGCTGACAGAATCGAGCGCACTATGGACAGTGATGTTTTCTTGCGGCTGGATCGTGAGTTTCACCTTTCAAGCTACCGGGCAGCGAATACGCCACGGTTAATGGCACTCATCGAACGTTACTGGAACACGACCCAACCGTACCGAAGGGCGTACACGAACATGGTTTGGCAGAAGGGGAACTGGATCATCAACTCCGAGCACAGGCTTCTGGTTGAAGCGATCGGGCGGCGCAACGTCGATGATGCCGGTCAGATCCTCACGCTGCACATTCGGCGCACCCGCCAGGAGCTGATTCGGCACATGGAACTGTTTCCAGACTCCGATTCAGGGTGA
- a CDS encoding VOC family protein, with protein sequence MSENKPQNGIPGLRGTEHVGFTVPCLEEATRFFVDVIGCEYVYSLGPFQDDGDWMARHLNVHPRAVVKELRFFRCKHGPNFEIFEYESPDHVDTPPKNSDVGGHHLAFYVDDFDRALKYLKSHGLKILGEPTTRTSGPSGGQTWVYFLTPWGMQLELVSFPNGKAYERETSIRLWHPACPAD encoded by the coding sequence ATGTCGGAGAACAAACCGCAAAACGGAATCCCGGGGTTGCGTGGGACGGAACATGTAGGCTTTACCGTTCCTTGCCTCGAAGAAGCGACTCGGTTCTTTGTCGACGTTATCGGCTGCGAGTACGTGTATTCCCTGGGACCTTTCCAGGATGACGGCGATTGGATGGCGCGGCACCTCAACGTGCATCCAAGGGCGGTGGTCAAGGAGCTCAGGTTCTTTCGCTGCAAGCACGGCCCAAATTTCGAAATCTTCGAGTACGAATCGCCGGATCATGTCGACACGCCTCCAAAGAACAGCGACGTCGGAGGGCACCACCTGGCGTTTTATGTCGACGACTTCGACCGTGCGCTCAAATACCTCAAGAGCCACGGCCTCAAGATCCTGGGCGAGCCCACGACGCGGACGAGCGGACCGAGCGGCGGTCAGACGTGGGTCTACTTCCTCACACCTTGGGGCATGCAGCTCGAGCTTGTCAGCTTTCCGAACGGCAAAGCCTATGAGCGAGAGACGTCGATTCGACTGTGGCACCCGGCCTGCCCGGCGGATTAG
- a CDS encoding efflux RND transporter permease subunit: MLGRFATRHAIPIVFLSIALCFAGVFAASTLSSSVFPQTDFPRVVILADNGVMPGDEMMATITRPIEEAMKDIPGVVTVRSATGRGAAEINVFFTWHVDMVRSELYVLSRLSQIRSRLPVTTETTVFRLTFAAFPIIGVSLTSATRDITELWETARYDLKLRFLQIPGVARVDLVGGRRPEYHVVVDPIRLGAANLTLAEITEALNATNLVQSSGMHEENHTLYLTVVDGRVHGIADIENLVITAIDGHPLRVADIATVQHGHEPIFNIVTADGEDAVLLNIRSQPDGSTLEIAKALKDEVEQLRRELPPDMKLAFFYDQSEIVKASVESVWEAIFFGLLLSVTILFLFLKKWGTTLVATLVIPVTVLITLVSMRAFGLTFNLMTLGGIAAAIGLVIDDAIVVVEAIHTKLTAGTSRLEAVETGIAEILRPLVGSTLTPVVVFLPLAFLDGITGVFFRALALTMVVSLLTSLVLAVTLTPSLAATLMRPSRREQGTAVDEKGPVLRRLVRLYELAVRPALRHPRLTLGVCCLVILAGILLYAHLDSEFLPPMDEGGFVIDYVTPPGTSLAETDRQLLQAEAILRTIPEVESYSRRTGARLALAIAEPNTGDFLVKLRRDRRRSTDDVIGELRARFNSELPGVEWEFPGILGDLIGDLMWAPQPIEVKLFSTDQGWLERKAPDVAARLAAIPGVVDIFDGLVYTGPTISLRARPAESKRFGLDTAAIAAAASVAMLGETASSVLEGDRVVDIRVTVDPTRVGSLDALMQLPLRTPGGDLVKLGQIVDVVEEPGQLELRREDGRQNVAVTARLEGRDMGSAMAEIRASLGQDDSIPPGTIEYGGLYEQQQQSFKNLVLVLLMAVVLVFTVLLVEFGSFAEPLAIVFGAVLALFGTVLALWLTGTSFNVVSFLGAIIGVGIVAKNGILMLDYVRNLRDQGLDLVEALVGSGRRRLRPVLMTSLAAALGMLPLAWGVGSGADMLRPLAIAVIGALCISVLLSLVATPVVYSLLVHPRRGEADDGRNHR; encoded by the coding sequence ATGCTCGGGCGATTCGCCACCCGCCACGCGATTCCCATCGTCTTCCTCAGCATCGCACTATGCTTCGCGGGGGTCTTCGCCGCATCGACCCTGTCGTCATCGGTGTTTCCCCAGACCGATTTTCCGCGCGTCGTGATCCTCGCCGACAACGGCGTCATGCCCGGCGATGAGATGATGGCCACCATCACCCGTCCCATCGAGGAGGCGATGAAGGACATCCCGGGAGTGGTCACTGTTCGCTCGGCCACCGGCCGCGGCGCGGCAGAGATCAACGTCTTCTTCACTTGGCACGTGGACATGGTGCGTTCGGAGCTTTACGTCCTCAGCCGTCTATCGCAGATCCGCAGCCGCCTTCCGGTCACCACCGAAACCACCGTCTTCCGACTGACCTTTGCGGCGTTTCCGATCATCGGCGTCAGCCTGACCAGCGCCACGCGCGACATTACCGAGCTGTGGGAAACGGCGCGCTACGACCTCAAGCTGCGGTTTCTGCAGATCCCCGGTGTTGCGAGGGTGGACCTGGTTGGCGGCCGCAGGCCCGAGTACCACGTCGTCGTCGACCCGATCCGACTCGGCGCCGCCAACCTTACGCTGGCCGAGATCACCGAAGCGCTGAACGCCACCAACCTGGTCCAGTCCTCCGGGATGCACGAGGAAAACCACACCCTCTACCTGACCGTGGTCGACGGCCGTGTGCACGGCATTGCGGACATCGAGAACCTCGTGATCACGGCGATCGATGGGCATCCGCTGCGCGTCGCCGACATCGCCACCGTCCAGCACGGGCACGAGCCGATCTTCAACATCGTCACCGCGGACGGCGAGGACGCGGTACTGCTCAACATCCGCAGCCAACCCGACGGCAGCACGCTCGAAATCGCAAAGGCGCTCAAGGATGAGGTCGAGCAGCTGCGGCGGGAGCTCCCGCCCGATATGAAGCTGGCGTTCTTCTACGACCAGTCGGAGATCGTCAAGGCGTCGGTGGAAAGCGTGTGGGAGGCCATCTTCTTCGGCCTCCTGTTGTCGGTGACCATCCTTTTTCTCTTCCTCAAGAAATGGGGAACGACCCTGGTTGCCACCCTGGTGATCCCGGTGACCGTGCTCATCACCCTGGTCTCCATGCGCGCCTTCGGGTTGACCTTCAACCTGATGACGCTTGGCGGCATCGCGGCCGCCATCGGTCTGGTCATTGACGATGCGATCGTGGTGGTGGAGGCGATTCACACCAAGCTCACAGCCGGCACCAGCCGACTCGAAGCGGTGGAGACCGGGATTGCGGAAATTCTTCGCCCGCTGGTGGGCTCGACCTTGACGCCGGTGGTGGTCTTCCTGCCGCTCGCCTTCCTCGACGGCATCACCGGAGTCTTCTTCCGCGCCCTCGCCCTGACCATGGTGGTTTCGCTGCTGACGTCGCTGGTGCTGGCGGTCACCCTGACCCCATCGCTGGCGGCCACGCTGATGCGCCCGAGCCGCCGCGAGCAGGGTACAGCCGTGGACGAGAAAGGCCCAGTGCTGCGTCGCCTGGTCCGCCTCTACGAGCTCGCGGTGCGGCCGGCGCTGCGCCACCCGCGGTTGACATTGGGGGTGTGTTGTCTGGTCATCCTGGCCGGCATCCTGCTCTACGCCCACCTCGACAGTGAGTTCCTCCCGCCGATGGACGAGGGCGGGTTCGTGATCGACTACGTCACGCCGCCGGGCACGAGCCTGGCCGAAACCGACCGCCAGCTCCTGCAGGCGGAAGCGATTTTGAGAACCATCCCCGAGGTGGAGAGTTACTCGCGGCGCACCGGGGCGCGGCTGGCGCTCGCCATCGCCGAGCCCAATACCGGTGACTTCCTGGTCAAGCTGCGGCGCGATCGGCGGCGCTCGACCGACGACGTCATCGGCGAGCTGCGGGCGCGTTTCAACAGCGAGCTCCCAGGCGTCGAGTGGGAGTTTCCGGGCATCCTCGGCGACCTCATCGGCGACCTCATGTGGGCGCCGCAGCCTATTGAGGTCAAGCTGTTCTCCACCGACCAGGGCTGGCTCGAGAGGAAGGCACCCGATGTCGCGGCGCGGCTGGCCGCGATTCCCGGAGTTGTCGACATCTTCGATGGCCTCGTCTACACCGGCCCCACCATCTCGCTACGGGCGCGGCCGGCCGAATCGAAAAGGTTCGGTCTCGACACCGCGGCCATTGCGGCCGCGGCCAGTGTCGCCATGTTGGGCGAGACGGCGTCGTCGGTGCTCGAGGGTGACCGCGTCGTCGACATTCGGGTCACGGTCGACCCCACCCGGGTCGGCTCTCTCGACGCGCTCATGCAGCTGCCGTTAAGAACTCCCGGCGGCGACCTGGTAAAGCTCGGGCAGATCGTCGATGTCGTTGAGGAGCCCGGGCAGCTCGAGCTGCGGCGCGAGGACGGACGCCAGAACGTAGCCGTCACCGCTCGCCTCGAGGGCCGCGACATGGGCAGCGCCATGGCCGAGATCCGCGCCAGCCTCGGTCAGGACGACTCGATCCCACCCGGGACCATCGAGTACGGCGGGCTCTATGAGCAGCAGCAACAATCGTTCAAGAACCTGGTGTTGGTGCTGTTGATGGCCGTGGTCCTGGTGTTTACGGTCCTGCTCGTCGAATTCGGATCCTTCGCCGAACCGCTGGCCATTGTTTTCGGCGCCGTGCTCGCCCTCTTCGGTACCGTACTCGCTCTGTGGCTGACCGGGACTTCGTTCAACGTCGTTTCTTTCCTGGGTGCGATCATCGGCGTCGGAATCGTCGCCAAGAACGGCATCCTGATGCTCGACTACGTCCGAAACCTGCGCGACCAGGGCCTCGACCTGGTCGAGGCCCTAGTGGGTTCGGGACGTCGCCGGCTGCGGCCGGTGCTGATGACGTCGCTGGCGGCGGCCCTCGGCATGTTGCCTTTGGCGTGGGGCGTCGGCTCCGGCGCCGACATGCTGCGGCCGCTGGCCATCGCCGTCATTGGCGCCCTCTGTATCTCGGTGCTCCTTTCGCTGGTGGCAACGCCAGTCGTGTACTCTCTGCTCGTGCATCCTCGAAGGGGTGAGGCTGATGACGGTCGGAATCATCGCTGA
- a CDS encoding TonB-dependent receptor has translation MILILVLMPVALLAQESEPETPTDESAEGQTVAFTGEIIVNAQRREEALVDVPISVTSNDADQLDKAVVYGIMDLEKLVPGMRVDQYGAYAQPTIRGVGTQDVTGPGANANVAIYVDGFYMPSQAGNIFDFANVERVDVLKGPQGTLFGQNATGGAILVTTPDPSFNPNGYVLGSYGSFNDYRGSIYGTTGLSDTFAMDWSLYYRKSDNYLEDITTAEPSAPIHYKVARTKLMYKPSDRTKVILSLEYSDLNDPTGLGEVTGQPIAQFYNDFYGVPITTTLEPGKTSLNFQTLANPVTKTASLKGVFDIGSGVTLTSLTQYRDQDSDVAADLDGTTIQYWHVDYTELQETFTQEFNFGGAEGRFDWTAGVFYLHDVGSLTNNAWQDIFNTGTQTNWLSSDVEVTTDSIAAYGDVVIGLTENFWLTVGGRFTSEEKSLASQGLLDPFISFEDSTKWNEFTPRAVLRWAPNEGSSLYGSISQGFMSGNYQYTTVGPQEAVDPERITQYEIGFKTSHEKSSFSTAVYFQDYKDLQVYQWSDACACFILDNAPKAESYGWEGQLGYSLTKNLSFNLGAAYTNAQYKEYIGSGITGDPYFPPSYGFATAPTDFNGRQMLRTPKWTGNLAVLYNLPVSFGQLYFAGNYYFTDDIPLSPGGELVQDAYGLLSGRVGWTSRKGTVSISVFGNNLLDEEYLIFSAAGFLGNNHIYGAPRSAGVQFDFRY, from the coding sequence ATGATCCTTATTCTGGTGCTGATGCCCGTGGCCCTGCTCGCCCAGGAGTCAGAACCTGAAACTCCAACCGATGAAAGCGCCGAGGGCCAGACCGTTGCCTTTACCGGCGAAATCATCGTCAACGCTCAACGCCGTGAGGAAGCCCTGGTCGACGTCCCGATCTCCGTTACCTCGAACGATGCAGATCAGCTCGACAAGGCGGTTGTGTACGGGATCATGGATCTGGAGAAGCTGGTTCCGGGCATGCGGGTAGACCAATACGGCGCTTATGCCCAGCCGACTATTCGCGGTGTCGGGACGCAGGATGTCACCGGACCCGGCGCGAACGCAAACGTCGCGATCTATGTTGACGGCTTTTACATGCCGTCCCAGGCAGGCAACATTTTCGATTTCGCGAACGTCGAGCGAGTCGACGTGTTGAAGGGCCCGCAGGGCACGCTGTTCGGACAGAATGCTACCGGTGGCGCCATTCTCGTGACGACGCCGGATCCGAGCTTCAACCCGAACGGGTATGTCCTAGGCAGTTACGGCAGCTTCAACGATTATCGCGGCAGCATTTACGGGACGACTGGGTTGAGTGACACCTTTGCGATGGACTGGTCACTGTACTACCGCAAGAGTGACAACTATCTCGAGGACATCACGACTGCCGAACCGTCGGCGCCGATCCATTACAAGGTCGCGCGAACCAAGCTGATGTACAAACCGAGTGACAGGACCAAGGTCATCCTGAGCCTCGAGTACTCGGACCTCAACGATCCCACAGGTCTGGGAGAGGTGACCGGTCAACCGATCGCGCAGTTTTACAACGATTTCTATGGGGTACCGATTACGACCACTCTCGAGCCCGGCAAAACGTCCCTCAACTTCCAAACGCTCGCCAATCCGGTCACAAAGACGGCGTCGCTCAAGGGTGTCTTCGACATCGGCAGCGGAGTAACGCTGACTTCCTTGACGCAATACAGGGACCAGGACAGCGACGTCGCGGCCGACCTCGACGGAACGACGATCCAGTACTGGCACGTGGACTACACCGAGCTCCAGGAAACCTTCACACAGGAGTTCAACTTTGGTGGAGCCGAGGGCCGCTTCGACTGGACCGCGGGTGTGTTCTATCTCCACGACGTTGGCTCACTCACCAACAACGCGTGGCAAGACATCTTCAACACCGGGACCCAAACCAACTGGCTGTCCTCGGATGTCGAGGTAACCACCGATTCCATCGCCGCCTACGGCGATGTGGTCATCGGTCTGACAGAAAACTTCTGGTTGACCGTCGGTGGCCGATTCACATCGGAAGAGAAGTCACTGGCATCTCAAGGTTTGCTCGATCCGTTCATCTCTTTCGAAGACTCGACGAAATGGAACGAGTTCACACCGCGCGCCGTGCTCCGCTGGGCCCCCAACGAGGGCTCGAGCCTGTATGGATCGATCAGCCAGGGCTTCATGAGCGGCAACTACCAATACACCACCGTCGGACCCCAGGAGGCGGTGGATCCCGAACGGATCACCCAGTACGAGATCGGCTTCAAGACCTCTCACGAGAAATCGTCGTTCAGCACCGCCGTATATTTCCAGGACTACAAAGATCTTCAGGTATACCAGTGGAGCGATGCGTGTGCGTGCTTCATCCTCGACAACGCGCCGAAAGCCGAGAGCTACGGCTGGGAAGGCCAGCTCGGGTACAGCCTGACCAAGAATCTCTCCTTCAACCTCGGCGCCGCCTACACCAATGCCCAGTACAAGGAGTACATCGGGTCGGGGATCACGGGCGATCCGTATTTCCCGCCAAGCTACGGCTTCGCGACTGCGCCTACGGATTTCAACGGACGGCAGATGCTCCGGACACCCAAGTGGACAGGCAATCTGGCCGTTCTCTACAATCTTCCGGTCAGCTTCGGTCAGCTCTATTTCGCCGGCAATTACTACTTCACCGACGATATCCCGCTGTCGCCGGGTGGCGAGCTGGTCCAGGACGCGTATGGACTGCTGAGTGGTCGGGTCGGGTGGACGTCGAGAAAGGGCACGGTCTCGATTTCCGTCTTTGGCAACAATCTCCTCGACGAGGAATATCTCATCTTTTCAGCGGCTGGCTTTCTCGGCAACAACCACATCTACGGTGCGCCACGCAGTGCGGGGGTGCAGTTCGACTTCCGCTATTAG
- a CDS encoding PHB depolymerase family esterase, whose product MERYTAGKTCCVLAGLAAMLFVASASSSTLREIESFGSNPGHLQMFVHVPRDLPENAPLVVVPHGCFQSAQDVADNSGWVEMADLHDFALVFPQTSKANEPNGGCFRTWQPEHQKRGAGEPLSVRQMITWAVEHHQLDDNRVFIAGMSSGGLLTGVMLATYPDVFAAGAPQSAYPYRCANSYDELKPCAEGARHLPGEAWGDLVLNAYAEFSGVRPRVSIWHGETDPLIAPANLHLQLEQWATAAGVDQDADDVERVGGHVRKRYNNSDGKPVIETYMVQGMGHAIAVDPDGTPGCGVAAPFFVDAGICSAFWIARWFGIAR is encoded by the coding sequence ATGGAAAGGTACACGGCAGGAAAAACATGTTGCGTGCTCGCTGGATTGGCGGCGATGCTTTTCGTGGCGAGCGCATCCTCCTCAACGCTGCGAGAGATCGAGTCATTCGGCTCGAACCCCGGACATCTTCAGATGTTCGTGCACGTTCCCCGCGATTTGCCAGAGAACGCTCCGCTGGTCGTCGTGCCGCATGGGTGTTTTCAATCGGCTCAGGACGTTGCTGACAACTCGGGTTGGGTAGAGATGGCGGATCTCCATGACTTCGCTCTCGTGTTTCCACAGACCTCGAAAGCCAACGAGCCAAACGGCGGGTGTTTCCGAACCTGGCAGCCAGAGCACCAGAAACGTGGCGCCGGAGAGCCGCTGTCGGTACGGCAGATGATCACATGGGCGGTCGAACACCACCAACTCGACGACAACCGGGTGTTCATCGCTGGCATGTCATCTGGCGGGCTCTTGACCGGCGTCATGCTCGCGACCTACCCGGATGTGTTTGCCGCTGGCGCGCCGCAGTCGGCCTATCCGTACAGATGCGCCAACAGCTATGACGAGCTGAAACCCTGCGCGGAAGGCGCGCGTCACCTCCCGGGAGAAGCTTGGGGTGATTTGGTCCTCAACGCATATGCGGAATTTTCCGGTGTCAGGCCGAGGGTTTCCATCTGGCATGGTGAGACAGACCCACTGATCGCGCCCGCCAACCTCCACCTTCAGCTCGAACAATGGGCCACAGCGGCCGGTGTTGATCAGGACGCCGATGACGTCGAAAGAGTCGGCGGTCATGTGCGAAAGCGCTATAACAACTCTGACGGCAAGCCGGTGATAGAAACCTACATGGTCCAGGGCATGGGGCATGCGATCGCCGTCGACCCTGATGGAACCCCCGGGTGCGGCGTTGCCGCACCGTTTTTCGTCGACGCGGGCATATGCTCCGCTTTCTGGATTGCGAGGTGGTTCGGCATCGCGCGCTGA
- a CDS encoding 2-oxo acid dehydrogenase subunit E2: MHAAEKPIEITLPSFDTSMEEGTVISWLVEVGDTVQAGQVIAEIETEKATVELEAPATGIIDAIEVAEGSEPVRVGTTLARLVTADHGVDSCKHPGEQGAPQGDSSSNQPTPVDSGARDDQPSSMGQVDSTAEPGNQPSTPDQAQSKRVLASPRARRMAREHGISLHEISGSGTRGRIVSRDLELPDANASTAEPSVDLQPQNAAQEMGVSPRLTALGIEPGSYRLEPLTGMRKTIARRMSESIREAPHFSLSVDIQLDGVTRRRALMNQSSGEGDVKLSLNDFMVAAAAAALKEVPAANTSYTDKGVARHNHANIAVAVAVDGGLVAPVVKAAESKSVQKIAAEIRHLVEKARSHKLERPDIDGGTFTVSNLGMYGIKSFSSVLTPPQACVLSVGAAERRPLFHDSGYSIATMATVMLTCDHRVVDGVIGAEFLTAFKKHLETVASAGAH; this comes from the coding sequence ATGCACGCTGCAGAAAAACCGATTGAGATCACCCTCCCCTCGTTCGACACATCGATGGAGGAGGGCACCGTGATCAGCTGGCTCGTCGAGGTCGGTGACACGGTCCAGGCCGGCCAGGTTATTGCCGAAATCGAAACCGAGAAGGCCACGGTCGAGTTGGAGGCGCCAGCAACCGGCATCATCGACGCCATAGAGGTCGCCGAGGGAAGCGAGCCGGTTCGAGTCGGAACGACGCTCGCTCGTCTGGTCACGGCAGATCATGGGGTCGACTCGTGCAAGCATCCCGGCGAGCAGGGGGCGCCACAGGGTGATTCGTCCTCGAATCAGCCGACTCCCGTGGATTCCGGCGCTCGCGACGACCAACCGAGTTCGATGGGTCAGGTCGACTCCACTGCCGAGCCGGGTAATCAACCATCGACGCCCGATCAAGCACAGTCAAAGCGCGTTCTGGCCTCGCCGCGAGCTCGCCGTATGGCACGCGAGCACGGGATCAGTCTCCACGAAATTTCAGGTTCGGGAACTCGCGGTAGGATCGTGAGCCGCGATCTCGAGCTGCCAGATGCCAACGCATCCACTGCCGAGCCGAGCGTGGATTTGCAGCCGCAGAACGCGGCACAGGAGATGGGGGTGTCGCCGAGGCTCACCGCCCTTGGCATCGAGCCGGGAAGCTATCGTCTTGAACCTCTAACCGGAATGCGCAAGACGATTGCCCGCCGCATGTCGGAGAGCATTCGCGAAGCTCCACATTTCTCGCTGTCGGTGGACATACAGCTGGATGGAGTCACGCGACGCCGAGCGCTTATGAACCAGTCGTCGGGCGAAGGCGACGTCAAGCTCAGCCTCAACGATTTCATGGTGGCGGCGGCCGCGGCCGCACTCAAAGAGGTGCCGGCAGCCAACACCTCGTACACCGATAAAGGCGTCGCGCGGCACAACCACGCCAACATTGCGGTGGCCGTCGCGGTCGATGGCGGCCTCGTGGCTCCGGTGGTGAAGGCTGCCGAATCGAAATCGGTCCAGAAAATTGCCGCGGAGATCAGGCACCTGGTTGAAAAGGCACGGTCGCACAAGCTCGAGAGGCCGGACATCGATGGTGGCACGTTCACGGTCTCGAACCTCGGAATGTACGGAATCAAGTCGTTCTCATCCGTCCTCACTCCTCCGCAGGCCTGCGTGCTGTCGGTCGGTGCGGCCGAGAGGCGGCCCTTGTTCCATGATTCCGGGTATTCCATCGCGACGATGGCGACCGTCATGTTGACCTGCGATCACCGGGTGGTTGACGGCGTCATCGGAGCCGAGTTCCTGACGGCCTTCAAAAAGCACCTGGAAACGGTCGCATCGGCTGGCGCGCACTGA
- a CDS encoding MFS transporter yields MTGNNGEIDASSTASLFSEGYKRGVLSLLLLAYTFNFIDRTIVNTIGQAIKVDLRLTDTELGLLGGLAFALCYTFLGIPIARLADRGNRVTIITVSIAVWSAFTAACGIAQNFVMLLLMRVGVGVGEAGLSPPAHSLISDYYEPHRRASALSVYGLGIPLGVMFGAVAGGWIADNFSWRIAFLLVGLPGLFVALLVKVFIKEPPRDSVGRSGSASTSVLADQNPSLWDVIRTMFSTWGLIHLVAGCTLVSMAGYGTSMYSQAYFIRYFGVSYTLVGLIFGVIGGISSAIGTLLGGWLADLGGRSNLRWYALVPGIGVTLALPFYVLVFTRGSWQASAWLLILPGIFHFMYVGPSWGLVQNVMPGPTRATAAALLLFIVNIIGLGLGPPVCGWLIDTFSASAFDAYELGSMAEQCPGGIGFEGSSAQLDAACRASVSLGTRWGILVTLIFYAWGALHYFLSAMALPRKFPAQIDTQNRAP; encoded by the coding sequence GTGACGGGCAACAACGGTGAAATCGATGCCAGCTCGACGGCGTCGCTTTTCAGTGAGGGCTACAAACGCGGCGTGTTGAGCTTGTTGCTCCTGGCGTACACCTTCAACTTCATCGACCGTACGATCGTCAATACGATCGGACAGGCCATCAAAGTCGATCTGAGGCTCACGGATACGGAACTCGGCCTGCTCGGTGGCTTGGCCTTCGCACTGTGTTACACATTTCTCGGCATACCGATCGCGAGGCTGGCTGATCGTGGCAATCGCGTAACGATCATTACCGTTTCGATTGCCGTATGGTCGGCCTTCACGGCCGCTTGCGGGATCGCCCAGAACTTCGTGATGCTCCTCCTGATGCGGGTAGGCGTCGGTGTGGGTGAGGCCGGACTTTCCCCGCCGGCGCACTCCCTCATCTCCGATTACTACGAACCCCACCGTCGTGCCTCCGCGTTGTCCGTGTATGGTCTCGGAATTCCCCTCGGCGTCATGTTCGGCGCGGTAGCAGGCGGGTGGATTGCCGACAATTTTTCGTGGCGCATCGCCTTCCTACTGGTCGGTCTTCCGGGTCTTTTCGTCGCGCTTCTGGTCAAGGTCTTCATCAAGGAGCCACCACGCGACTCCGTCGGGCGTAGTGGTTCGGCGTCGACCTCTGTGCTGGCAGATCAGAACCCGTCGCTCTGGGACGTCATCCGGACGATGTTCAGCACCTGGGGACTGATCCACCTCGTGGCAGGCTGTACCCTCGTGTCAATGGCCGGGTACGGGACGAGCATGTACTCGCAGGCCTATTTCATCCGCTATTTCGGGGTCAGTTACACCCTTGTCGGTTTGATCTTCGGCGTGATCGGCGGTATCAGCTCCGCGATCGGGACTTTGCTTGGTGGATGGCTGGCAGATCTCGGCGGTCGCTCAAATCTAAGGTGGTACGCTCTGGTTCCGGGAATCGGAGTGACGCTGGCGCTGCCGTTCTACGTCTTGGTCTTCACGCGCGGATCGTGGCAGGCCTCGGCCTGGCTGCTCATCCTTCCTGGAATTTTCCATTTCATGTACGTCGGGCCTTCCTGGGGCCTTGTGCAGAATGTCATGCCGGGCCCCACGCGAGCAACAGCCGCTGCGCTACTTCTCTTCATAGTCAACATCATCGGTCTCGGGCTCGGGCCACCGGTCTGTGGTTGGTTGATCGATACATTCAGCGCCTCCGCCTTCGACGCGTACGAGCTCGGCAGTATGGCGGAACAATGTCCGGGGGGGATTGGTTTCGAGGGTTCCTCGGCGCAGTTGGACGCAGCGTGCAGAGCTTCGGTATCGCTCGGAACACGGTGGGGGATCCTCGTAACCTTGATTTTCTATGCGTGGGGAGCGCTGCATTACTTCCTATCGGCGATGGCGTTGCCGAGAAAATTTCCCGCGCAGATCGACACGCAGAATAGGGCCCCCTGA